In Streptomyces sp. Li-HN-5-11, the sequence GCCGTCCCGTACGCGCGCCCGGAGGGGTTCCATCACTCCGAAGAGGATGGCCAGCTTGGAGATGGTGGTGGACTCGCCGCCGGGGAGGACGAGGGCGTCGACCTCGGCGAGCTCTTCGGGGCGCCGCACCGGCCTGGCCACGGCGTCGGCCGCGGCCAGGGCGATGAGGTGCTCCCGTACGTCGCCCTGGAGGGCCAGGACGCCTACGACAGGAGTGTTCATGTGGTGATCACCTGGTGCTGGTGGGTTGCCGGGCGGGACGCTCACCAGCCGCGGTTGGCGTAGCGCTCGGTCTCGGGGAGGGTGTCGCAGTTGATGCCGACCATCGCCTCGCCGAGGTTGCGGGACGCGTCCGCGATGATCTTCGGGTCGTCGTAGAAGGTGGTGGCCTTCACGATGGCGGCGGCGCGCTTGGCCGGGTCGCCGGACTTGAAGATGCCGGAGCCGACGAAGACGCCCTCGGCGCCGAGCTGGCGCATCAGGGCGGCGTCGGCCGGGGTGGCGACACCGCCGGCGGAGAACAGCACCACCGGGAGCTTGCCGAGCTCGGCGACCTCCTTGACCAGCTCGTACGGGGCGCGCAGTTCCTTGGCGGCGGCGTACAGCTCGTTGTTGTCGCAGCCGCGCAGCTTGGCGATCTCGCCCTTGATCTGGCGCAGGTGGCGTACGGCCTCGACGACGTTGCCGGTGCCGGCCTCGCCCTTGGAGCGGATCATGGCCGCGCCCTCGGCGATGCGGCGCAGGGCCTCGCCGAGGTTGGTGGCGCCGCAGACGAAGGGGGTGGTGAAGGCCCACTTGTCGGAGTGGTTGACCTCGTCGGCCGGGGTGAGGACCTCGGACTCGTCGATGTAGTCCACGCCGAGGGACTGCAGGACCTGGGCCTCGACGAAGTGACCGATGCGGGACTTGGCCATGACCGGGATGGAGACGGCGTCGATGATGCCCTCGATCATGTCCGGGTCGGACATGCGGGCCACGCCGCCGTCCTTGCGGATGTCGGCCGGGACCCGCTCCAGGGCCATGACGGCGACGGCGCCCGCGTCCTCGGCGATCTTCGCCTGCTCCGGCGTGACGACGTCCATGATCACGCCGCCCTTGAGCTGCTCGGCCATGCCGCGCTTCACACGGGCGGTGCCGGTCTCGGGGGTCTGGGCGGAGTCGGAAATCGTGGTGGACACGGGTGACCTCACTCGGTGACAGAGGGTTTGCTGCTCCAGCGAGGAAACGTGAGTGGACCAGTCCACGGCAAGGGCCAATGGACAGCCGGTGGATCCTTTTACGGTGATCGTGATGCCACCGGGGCATGCGGGCGCTCCCGGTGCTCAGCGATCCCCGGCCTCCCGGAGGGCCCGGACCAGGGTGGGGTGCGCGGTGTGCGGGGCGTCGGCGCAGAGCAGCAACCGGCGCGCCGTCAGGGTGGAGCCGTCCCGCAGCCGGAGCTCCACCGGCTCCCGCAGCACCACCGCGATGTCGGCGGCCCCCGCGACGGTGCACATCACGTCCCCGTCGCGCTCCGGCACGGGCCGGACGCCGCGCCCGGGAGCCGTGGCCGTCTCCCTGCGCACCGAGCCCACGGCGGCCACAGGCAGCACGATCTCGTCGAACAGCCCGGCCCGGATCCGCAGCGCGCCGCCGCCGACCCGGTGCGGGTTGCGCCGGGTGACGGCCGCGAAGAAGAGGGTCAGGTCGATGAGCAGGGCCATCCACAGCAGATGGAAGGGCTGCAGGGCGGGCGGGACCATCGAGACGTCCATGAGGGCCTCGACCAGGATCTCCGTGCCCACCAGCAGGGACACCGTGGTCCGCAGGGAGCCCGAGTGCCCGATGCAGATCTCGCCGGGCCGGGCCACGGGGCGCCGTGTCAGCCATGCCGTCAGATCACGCAACGCCGGTCCGAGCAGTTCCCGCGTCCCCGCCGCCGCCACCACGATCGCCATGCCACTCCCCTCCCGAAGTCGATCACAACACGGCGCCCGTCACTCCGACAGGCCGGTACCGGACAACCGCTGTCCGGAAACGTTCGGGCGGGGCTGCGCGCGAGGCCGGCCCCACGACGCTAGGAAGCCCGGTCCACCAGGGCCGCAGGCGGTTCGTCGTCCATCTCGAAGGCCAGCGGGAACGGGGCGTGGCCGGCCAGCCGGAACCATCGCACCTTGCGGTGTTCGCGGAGCCTGCGGGCCGCGCCCACCGCGTCGTTGTGGAAGCGGCGGGCCATCGGCACCCTGCGCACCGCCTCCGTGAGCTCCCGCGCGGCCGCCTCTCCCCCTGGTGCCCCGCGGACCGCCTCCACCTGGGGCGCTTCGGCGAACACGGCCCGCAGAGCCTGGCTCAGCTCGCTCTCGGCGACCTCCCGCTGCTCCTCCTCGGCCTGCCGGGCGGCGTGCGCGGCCTCGTAGAGGACGATCGAGGCGGCCGGATCGAGCACGCCGGAGGTGGCCAGTTCCTGCGTCACGGAGGCGCGCCGCAGCAGTTGGGCGTCGAGTGCGGCGCGGGCCGCGTCGATGCGGGCGTGCAGCCGGTCCAGCCGCCCCGCCGTCCAGCTCAGATACAGGCCTACGGCCACGAGCGCGACAAGGATCCAGATGAGCGTTGCGGTCACGGGCGGCAAGGCTACCGGGGCGCTCCGCCGTGCGAGCCGGGCCCTGCGCGTAGGTCAGGTGCAGACGGGCTGAGCGTGCCGGAAACGTCCGCGCGGGCGCGCGCTCGTCCCTGTCCCGTACGGCTCCCTGTCCCGCGCCGGTCTCAGTCCCGCGCCGGTCTCAGTCCCGCGCCAGCCCGAGCCGCGCCCACAGCCCCGTGGCCCGCTCGTCCGCCGCCACCGCCGCGGCGCCCGCCGTCACCGTCTCGTACACGGACAGGATGTCCGCGCCGACGGTCGACCAGTCGAAGCGGCGCACGTGGGCGCTGCCGCGCTCGCTCAGTTCGGCCCGGCGCGCCGGGTCGCCCATCAGCCGCACGGCCGCGTCGGCCAGGGCGTCCGCGTCCTCGTTGGGGAACAGCTCGCCCGCCTTGCCCTGGTCGAGCACCTGCGCGAAGGCGTCGAGGTCGGAGGCGAGCACGGGAGCGCCCGCCGACATGGCCTCGACGAGGATGATCCCGAAGCTCTCGCCGCCGGTGTTCGGGGCGACGTACAGGTCGATGCTGCGCAGGAAGCGTGCCTTGTCCTCGTCGCTGACCATGCCCAGGAACTCCACGCGTGAGCGCAGCTGAGCCGGCAGCGTCTCCACCGCTTCCTCGGCATCCCCGCGCCCGGCGACCAGGAGCCGGGTCCGCGGGCGGGCGGCCAGGATGCGCGGCAGCGCCTTCATCAGGACCGGCAGGCCCTTGCGGGGCTCGTCGATGCGCCCGATGAAGCCGATCGTCTCGCCCTGCCACTCGGGCATGGGCTCGGCCTCGGCGAAGAAGTCGACGTCGACGCCGTTGGGGATGACCACGGCGTCCCCGCCGAGGTGTTCGACGAGGGTGCGCCGGGCGTACTCGCTCACCGCGATCCGCGCGCTGATCTTCTCCAGTGCGGCCTGGAGGATCGCGTACGCGGCGATCATCGCCCGCGACCTGGGGTTCGAGGTGTGGAAGGTGGCGACGATCGGGCCCTGGGCGGCCCAGCAGGTCAGCAGGCCAAGTGACGGCGAGGTCGGCTCGTGGATGTGGATCACGTCGAACCGGCCCTCGTGCAGCCAGCGCCGTACCCGGGCCGCCGACAGGAAGCCGAAGTTCAGCCGGGCCACCGAGCCGTTGTACGGCACCGGCACCGCGCGGCCGGCCGAGACGACGTACGGCGGCAGCGGGGTGTCGTCGTCGGCCGGGGCCAGCACCGAGACCTCGTGGCCCAGGCCGGTGAAGTACTCGGCCAGGTCGCGGATGTGGAACTGGACGCCGCCGGGCACGTCCCACGAGTACGGGCAGACGATGCCGATCCTCACGCCCGCTCCCCGTCCGCGGGGCGGGGATCCAGGTCCCGGAGCCACAAACGCTGCAGCATGTGCCAGTCCTCCGGATGGTCGGCGATCCCCGTGGCGAAGGCGTCGGCCAGCGCCTGTGTCATGACAGACGTCTTCTCGGCCCGCGTACCTGTCCCGGGTACGTCGATCGGGGGGTGTACCCGGCCCCGCATGACCGGCGAGTCGTCGTACCAGAGGGTGACGGGCAGCAGCAGCGCGCCCGTCTGCTGGGCGAGCAGCGCGGGACCGGCGGGCATCCGGGCCGTCTCGCCGAAGAACGTCACCTCGACGCCGGAGGCGGACA encodes:
- the pdxS gene encoding pyridoxal 5'-phosphate synthase lyase subunit PdxS; the encoded protein is MSTTISDSAQTPETGTARVKRGMAEQLKGGVIMDVVTPEQAKIAEDAGAVAVMALERVPADIRKDGGVARMSDPDMIEGIIDAVSIPVMAKSRIGHFVEAQVLQSLGVDYIDESEVLTPADEVNHSDKWAFTTPFVCGATNLGEALRRIAEGAAMIRSKGEAGTGNVVEAVRHLRQIKGEIAKLRGCDNNELYAAAKELRAPYELVKEVAELGKLPVVLFSAGGVATPADAALMRQLGAEGVFVGSGIFKSGDPAKRAAAIVKATTFYDDPKIIADASRNLGEAMVGINCDTLPETERYANRGW
- a CDS encoding glycosyltransferase family 4 protein, which encodes MRIGIVCPYSWDVPGGVQFHIRDLAEYFTGLGHEVSVLAPADDDTPLPPYVVSAGRAVPVPYNGSVARLNFGFLSAARVRRWLHEGRFDVIHIHEPTSPSLGLLTCWAAQGPIVATFHTSNPRSRAMIAAYAILQAALEKISARIAVSEYARRTLVEHLGGDAVVIPNGVDVDFFAEAEPMPEWQGETIGFIGRIDEPRKGLPVLMKALPRILAARPRTRLLVAGRGDAEEAVETLPAQLRSRVEFLGMVSDEDKARFLRSIDLYVAPNTGGESFGIILVEAMSAGAPVLASDLDAFAQVLDQGKAGELFPNEDADALADAAVRLMGDPARRAELSERGSAHVRRFDWSTVGADILSVYETVTAGAAAVAADERATGLWARLGLARD